In Candidatus Sedimenticola sp. (ex Thyasira tokunagai), the following proteins share a genomic window:
- a CDS encoding aspartate carbamoyltransferase catalytic subunit, which produces MKRQNIQLNSQGKLKHFLTIDGLKQEILTEILDTADSFAGVTEQKVTLLRGKTICNLFFENSTRTRTTFELAAKRLSADVINLNIATSSASKGESLIDTLRNLEAMHIDMFVIRHTDSGAAHFFATHAAPKVAVINAGDGRHAHPTQAMLDMLTIRRHKGEFTGLRVAIVGDILHSRVARSQILALNTLGTSEVRVIAPHTLLPADTRSLGVHIYHDLEEGIRGVDVIIVLRLQTERMRGALLPSEHEYFQLFGLTKKRLQGAKKDVIIMHPGPINRGVEMDSQVADGPHSVILQQVGYGIAVRMAVMSMAMASQANPGATV; this is translated from the coding sequence ATGAAAAGGCAGAATATTCAGCTCAACTCACAGGGAAAACTGAAGCATTTCCTTACCATCGACGGCCTGAAACAGGAGATACTGACAGAGATACTGGATACCGCCGACTCTTTTGCCGGAGTAACGGAGCAGAAGGTCACGCTACTGCGTGGAAAAACCATCTGCAATCTCTTTTTTGAGAATAGCACCCGCACCCGCACCACCTTTGAGCTGGCAGCTAAACGCCTCTCCGCAGACGTTATCAACCTCAACATCGCCACCTCATCGGCATCCAAGGGTGAGAGCCTGATCGATACTTTGCGCAACCTGGAGGCGATGCACATCGATATGTTTGTCATCCGCCATACCGACAGCGGTGCGGCCCACTTCTTTGCGACCCATGCTGCTCCTAAAGTAGCGGTTATCAATGCCGGCGATGGAAGACACGCCCACCCGACACAGGCGATGCTCGATATGTTGACTATCCGCCGCCACAAGGGGGAGTTTACCGGCCTTCGTGTTGCCATTGTCGGCGACATACTCCACTCTCGGGTGGCACGTTCACAAATTCTGGCACTCAACACCCTGGGTACATCGGAAGTCCGGGTCATCGCCCCCCACACCCTACTGCCCGCAGACACCCGCTCACTCGGGGTGCACATTTACCACGACCTGGAGGAGGGGATCCGGGGCGTCGATGTCATCATCGTGTTGCGGCTGCAGACAGAGCGGATGAGAGGCGCCCTGCTACCGAGTGAGCATGAGTACTTTCAGCTCTTCGGACTGACAAAAAAGCGGCTGCAGGGAGCAAAAAAGGATGTCATTATCATGCATCCGGGTCCCATCAACCGAGGCGTAGAGATGGACTCACAGGTGGCAGATGGTCCACATTCAGTCATCCTTCAGCAGGTGGGATACGGCATCGCTGTGCGCATGGCGGTGATGTCCATGGCTATGGCCTCCCAGGCCAATCCGGGGGCGACGGTATGA
- the ruvX gene encoding Holliday junction resolvase RuvX codes for MSCLLGFDYGTAKIGIAVGQTVTSSATPLTTLRAVNQKPDWEGISRLIEEWKPQALVVGLPLDLDDSDAQVADKARRFARQLEGRYRLPVHMADERLTSMEARRHFGKQPKNRDELDAVAAKLILETWLRSPGGAA; via the coding sequence GTGAGTTGTCTACTGGGATTCGACTACGGCACAGCCAAGATCGGCATCGCCGTAGGCCAAACGGTGACGTCGTCAGCAACCCCATTAACCACCCTGCGGGCAGTCAACCAGAAACCCGACTGGGAAGGCATCAGTCGGTTGATTGAGGAGTGGAAGCCGCAGGCGCTGGTGGTAGGGCTGCCACTGGATTTGGATGACAGCGATGCCCAGGTAGCCGACAAAGCACGCCGCTTTGCCCGCCAGCTTGAAGGGCGCTACCGGCTGCCGGTGCATATGGCTGATGAACGCCTCACCTCGATGGAAGCACGACGACACTTTGGCAAACAGCCAAAGAACAGAGATGAACTGGATGCCGTGGCGGCTAAACTGATACTGGAAACCTGGCTGAGGAGCCCTGGGGGAGCGGCATGA
- a CDS encoding YqgE/AlgH family protein, with protein sequence MNNSIDLTNHLLIAMPGLNDENFRHTVTYVCEHDNQGAMGIIINRPSGLRLGDILDQLDIPADSAQDIDQIIYTGGPVQNERGFVLHTNDSEWDSTLPITAATSITTSRDILEAIAHGQGPEKSLIALGYAGWAEGQLEEELRSNSWLNGPAEEQIIFDLPSDHRWQAAALALGVDINLLSGDAGHA encoded by the coding sequence ATGAACAACAGCATCGACCTCACCAACCATCTGCTTATCGCTATGCCCGGCCTGAATGATGAGAATTTCCGTCACACGGTCACTTATGTCTGTGAACACGATAACCAGGGTGCCATGGGAATCATCATTAACCGCCCGTCAGGACTACGTCTCGGTGATATCCTCGATCAACTCGATATCCCTGCCGACAGCGCCCAAGACATAGACCAGATCATATACACCGGTGGGCCGGTACAGAACGAGCGGGGTTTTGTACTGCACACAAACGACAGTGAGTGGGACTCAACCCTGCCGATCACTGCTGCCACCAGTATCACCACATCGCGTGATATTCTGGAGGCAATAGCTCACGGACAAGGGCCGGAGAAAAGTCTCATAGCGCTCGGCTATGCGGGCTGGGCGGAGGGTCAACTGGAAGAGGAGCTCAGGTCAAATAGCTGGCTCAATGGCCCCGCAGAAGAACAGATCATCTTTGACCTGCCCAGTGACCATCGCTGGCAGGCCGCCGCCCTCGCGCTGGGTGTCGATATCAACCTCCTCTCCGGTGACGCAGGTCACGCCTAG
- a CDS encoding energy transducer TonB, producing the protein MQHITEALPEKNIFRLRAERMNGSTTVTPVDRFGLTLFVAVALHAVVILGISFSLDEPKRPANPDRTLEIMVLQQPKKTEAPKKADYLAQITHAGGGNQEKKARPTTVAPSPKPAPKQIPAPQNRPVKQPAPIPPKKVKKVLSQKSPAKKRVVTKPKTPPKKPLKKRVTAAQLLASANPEIARLTAEIARKERAYAKRPRKKFISASTKEHKYASYLDSWRRKVESVGNLNYPDEARRKKLYGNLVLEVSIRQGGDVSEIAVRRSSGHKLLDDAAIRIVKQSAPFAPFPAEIREETEIIVITRTWQFLKSNRLFAK; encoded by the coding sequence ATGCAGCACATCACTGAAGCATTGCCTGAAAAAAATATTTTTCGTCTCAGAGCAGAGCGGATGAACGGCAGTACAACCGTCACCCCTGTTGATAGATTTGGCCTGACCCTATTTGTCGCCGTAGCGTTGCATGCAGTGGTTATCCTCGGTATCAGCTTCAGCCTGGATGAGCCGAAGCGACCAGCCAACCCAGACCGCACCCTGGAGATCATGGTGCTACAACAGCCAAAGAAGACAGAGGCTCCTAAAAAGGCTGATTACTTGGCACAGATCACTCATGCAGGCGGCGGAAACCAGGAGAAGAAGGCACGGCCAACAACGGTTGCCCCTTCACCCAAACCCGCCCCAAAACAGATCCCTGCACCGCAGAATCGTCCGGTTAAGCAACCTGCTCCAATTCCGCCAAAAAAGGTGAAAAAGGTACTTAGCCAAAAAAGCCCGGCAAAAAAGAGAGTGGTCACCAAGCCAAAAACACCACCAAAAAAGCCTCTCAAGAAGAGAGTGACCGCCGCCCAATTACTGGCCAGCGCAAATCCGGAAATCGCACGACTCACGGCTGAGATTGCACGCAAGGAGAGAGCGTATGCAAAGCGCCCTAGAAAAAAATTCATCAGCGCCAGCACTAAAGAGCACAAGTACGCCAGCTACCTGGATAGTTGGCGACGCAAGGTTGAAAGTGTCGGCAATCTCAACTACCCGGATGAAGCGAGACGAAAAAAACTTTATGGCAACCTTGTTCTGGAGGTCTCGATCCGCCAGGGAGGCGATGTCAGTGAGATTGCGGTCAGAAGATCTTCCGGGCATAAACTACTGGATGACGCAGCAATACGTATCGTCAAGCAGTCCGCCCCGTTCGCGCCCTTCCCTGCCGAGATCAGGGAGGAGACAGAGATCATCGTCATCACTCGTACCTGGCAGTTTCTTAAAAGTAACCGGCTCTTTGCAAAATAG
- the gshB gene encoding glutathione synthase — MTIRLGVVMDPIGSINRKKDSTFAMLLEAQRRGWELHYMEQADLFLSDETPFAVMRELEVADSAGSWFSLKPEKVTALEQLHVILMRKDPPFDMEYIYTTYILERAEAQGTLIVNRPASLRDCNEKLFTAWFPQCCTPTLVSSQHQRLSAFLEQHNDIILKPLGGMGGTSIFRLRTDDANRNVIIETLTDNGTKYAMAQKFVPEISAGDKRILMVDGEPVPYALARIPKEGETRGNLAVGGRGEGVALSQRDLWIAQEIGPALKERGILFAGLDVIGDYLTEINVTSPTCIRELDSLYHLNISADLMDSIELKLK, encoded by the coding sequence ATGACTATCAGACTTGGTGTAGTGATGGATCCTATCGGCTCCATCAACAGAAAAAAAGACAGCACCTTCGCCATGCTTCTCGAAGCCCAGCGGCGAGGCTGGGAGCTGCACTACATGGAACAGGCAGACCTGTTTCTAAGCGACGAGACCCCATTCGCCGTTATGCGTGAACTGGAAGTAGCAGACAGTGCCGGCAGCTGGTTCAGCTTGAAACCTGAAAAGGTGACCGCACTCGAACAGCTCCATGTCATCCTGATGCGCAAAGACCCCCCTTTCGATATGGAGTATATCTATACCACCTATATTCTGGAGAGGGCGGAAGCCCAGGGGACACTGATAGTAAACCGGCCGGCAAGCCTGAGGGACTGCAATGAGAAGCTGTTTACCGCCTGGTTTCCCCAATGCTGCACCCCGACACTTGTGAGCAGCCAACACCAGCGCCTCAGCGCCTTTCTCGAACAGCACAATGACATCATTCTCAAACCTCTGGGTGGAATGGGCGGCACTTCAATTTTCCGTCTCCGTACCGATGATGCCAACCGTAATGTCATCATTGAGACACTGACTGACAACGGCACCAAATATGCCATGGCACAAAAATTTGTTCCTGAGATCAGTGCCGGCGATAAACGCATCCTTATGGTCGATGGCGAACCTGTTCCTTATGCCTTGGCACGTATTCCAAAAGAGGGGGAGACCCGTGGCAACCTGGCCGTCGGCGGGCGGGGAGAAGGGGTTGCATTATCACAACGGGACCTGTGGATCGCCCAAGAGATAGGCCCTGCTCTGAAAGAACGAGGCATACTCTTTGCTGGGCTTGACGTTATTGGTGACTACCTGACAGAGATCAATGTCACCAGTCCCACCTGTATCCGGGAGCTTGACAGCCTCTACCATCTCAATATCAGCGCGGACCTGATGGATAGCATCGAGCTAAAGCTGAAATGA
- a CDS encoding rhodanese-like domain-containing protein — translation MSFFRVPTLITAFLLLAINSVVMAAEEEGEVKVGGSAVVPLYKDKPYLHVMHEGRSVKVQRVQDADYQLRGYFAKTIRKCPPFCIVDISVDPKVKTVGEIEVFEFMENQLRDGIGLLVDARTTSWFEKGTIPGSVSIPFTILSKKNSEAEMVAVLKSFGAKKRGDVGAFTSTMEKWGVMDSENKTKDWDFSNAKELVLWCNGPACGQSPRAIKGLLKAGYPASKIYYYRGGMQIWQLFGLTTVTPQG, via the coding sequence GTGAGTTTTTTTCGAGTGCCGACATTAATTACAGCTTTTCTGCTGCTGGCCATCAACAGTGTGGTGATGGCTGCCGAGGAGGAGGGTGAAGTCAAGGTGGGAGGTTCCGCCGTTGTTCCACTTTATAAAGATAAGCCCTATCTCCATGTAATGCACGAGGGACGCTCAGTCAAAGTGCAGCGTGTTCAGGATGCTGATTATCAGCTGCGTGGCTATTTTGCAAAGACCATCAGAAAGTGTCCGCCATTCTGTATTGTGGACATATCGGTTGACCCCAAAGTTAAGACAGTGGGTGAGATTGAAGTTTTTGAATTTATGGAAAATCAGCTGCGGGATGGTATCGGCTTGTTGGTGGACGCAAGGACCACTAGCTGGTTTGAGAAAGGTACTATTCCTGGATCTGTCAGTATTCCCTTCACTATTTTGAGTAAGAAAAACAGTGAGGCTGAAATGGTTGCGGTTTTGAAATCATTTGGCGCCAAGAAGCGTGGTGATGTCGGTGCTTTCACCAGCACCATGGAGAAGTGGGGCGTCATGGATAGTGAGAACAAGACCAAAGATTGGGATTTTTCCAACGCCAAGGAGCTAGTTCTGTGGTGTAATGGTCCGGCTTGCGGACAGTCTCCACGCGCTATCAAAGGCCTGCTTAAGGCGGGATACCCTGCAAGTAAGATTTACTACTACCGCGGCGGCATGCAGATCTGGCAACTGTTTGGATTGACGACAGTGACACCTCAGGGCTGA
- the pilG gene encoding twitching motility response regulator PilG, translated as MSETFDTGISALKVMVIDDSKTIRRTAESLLKRAGCDVLTATDGFEALSIIADCHPDVIFVDIMMPRLDGYQTCALIKNNSEFKKTPVIMLSSKDGLFDRAKGRIVGSEQYLTKPFTKDELLGVIRKYAQRAA; from the coding sequence ATGAGTGAGACCTTCGATACCGGTATCTCCGCTTTAAAGGTGATGGTGATCGATGATAGCAAGACGATTCGCCGAACCGCTGAAAGCCTGTTGAAACGAGCGGGCTGCGATGTGCTGACGGCTACCGATGGTTTCGAGGCGCTGTCAATTATTGCAGACTGCCACCCTGACGTGATTTTTGTCGATATCATGATGCCGCGCCTTGATGGCTATCAGACATGCGCCCTGATAAAAAATAATAGTGAATTTAAGAAAACACCGGTGATCATGCTCTCATCCAAAGATGGACTTTTCGATCGGGCAAAAGGGCGGATTGTTGGCTCAGAACAGTACCTGACCAAGCCATTTACCAAGGATGAGCTACTGGGTGTTATTCGCAAATATGCACAGCGGGCTGCATGA
- a CDS encoding response regulator, giving the protein MVDDSPTETHIIKGIVEKGGYSVITAEDGESGVAEAKQTHPDVILMDVVMPGLNGFQATRQLTRAPETADIPVILVTTKDQDTDRAWGMRQGAKDYVVKPVTAADLLQKIKSVLES; this is encoded by the coding sequence GTGGTTGATGATTCACCTACGGAGACACATATCATCAAGGGGATTGTCGAAAAAGGGGGGTATTCGGTGATCACCGCAGAAGACGGAGAGAGTGGTGTTGCCGAGGCGAAACAGACACACCCCGATGTCATATTGATGGATGTAGTGATGCCTGGATTAAACGGTTTTCAGGCCACACGACAGCTGACGAGGGCACCGGAGACTGCTGATATTCCGGTAATTCTAGTGACGACGAAAGATCAGGATACAGATAGGGCCTGGGGGATGCGCCAAGGCGCAAAGGACTATGTGGTCAAGCCCGTCACCGCTGCAGACCTGCTGCAGAAAATCAAGAGTGTTCTGGAAAGCTGA
- a CDS encoding chemotaxis protein CheW: MAVMTSDETIKLLRDIESRSRRFAAGLPQQVEAKQFWEGVLFLSSGIHSIAPLSEVKEILNYPPAVTSVPGTKPWMLGVANIRGNLLPLIDMQLYLGGEPTKIGRRSRVLVIDHQGLYAGLLVGDVRGIRHLTDEQGAPVPALPDSVRQYIQRAYKLEGAVWSVFSMGMLAENSDFRVAAI, encoded by the coding sequence ATGGCCGTGATGACATCAGATGAGACGATTAAACTACTTCGGGATATCGAGAGTAGAAGTCGCAGGTTTGCTGCGGGACTGCCCCAGCAGGTTGAAGCTAAGCAATTTTGGGAGGGGGTTCTTTTTCTCTCCTCCGGTATACATTCAATAGCGCCCCTGAGTGAAGTTAAAGAGATCCTGAACTACCCTCCTGCCGTGACATCGGTTCCGGGTACCAAGCCCTGGATGCTGGGTGTGGCTAACATTCGCGGTAATCTCCTTCCACTTATCGACATGCAGCTCTATTTGGGTGGCGAACCCACAAAGATAGGTCGGCGCAGCAGGGTTCTGGTAATTGATCATCAGGGGTTATATGCAGGACTACTGGTCGGTGATGTTAGGGGTATACGTCATTTGACGGATGAACAGGGGGCGCCGGTGCCTGCACTGCCGGATAGCGTCAGGCAGTATATACAGCGTGCCTACAAACTGGAGGGTGCAGTTTGGTCTGTATTCAGTATGGGGATGCTGGCTGAGAACTCGGATTTTCGGGTTGCAGCCATTTAA
- a CDS encoding methyl-accepting chemotaxis protein: protein MKKRSATGTGFASNRVIVFLSVGLLVSLILALLTFAHVSKWTSNNESYLVRASAMQVIALEVTEYALTGAGGNQAAFGRLRESRDSFERLINELKRGIPAQGLPPSPAEVKKQLRTVENSWLELRQLADDVLSNKGPILSVQEFIDVITEFVPQLQALSEEVVSSLVNSGASPGQVATASRQLMLAERIDKNVSKVLAGGQTTASAIDQFSRDADQFGRVLEAMLEGSESLEIKPVEDLQAVALLREVAMLFSSINDHAGEIIETVPSVLPALEAGIQVTSVADTVKDTTSVLIKAYGNKPGLIKIAGIRAGTPLLAVLAVVAVLLLILLGYSLLLQSKRREEESQTQNERNQEAILRLLDEMGDLADGDLTVTATVTEDVTGAIADSINYAIEALRSLVTTINEISAQVSSSAQESRATAMHLAEASEHQAEQITSATDSIKSMATTIDQMSENSTESAEVSQRSLEIAGNGAETVRRTINGMDTIREQIQETSKRIKRLGESSQEIGDIVELIDDIADQTNILALNAAMQAAMAGEAGRGFAVVADEVQRLAERSGNATKQIEALVKTIQADTNEAVSSMEATTTEVVAGAQLAEDAGEALQEIESVSKQISERVMQVSDLAQQQSHEASLINDTMSVIQEITTQTSDGTSQTAMSIGALADMADDLQNSVEGFRLPE, encoded by the coding sequence ATGAAAAAAAGGTCTGCCACGGGGACGGGATTTGCGTCCAATCGAGTTATTGTATTCCTATCAGTCGGATTGCTTGTTTCGCTGATCCTGGCTTTGTTGACATTTGCTCATGTCAGCAAGTGGACATCCAACAACGAGTCCTATCTCGTGCGTGCCAGTGCGATGCAGGTGATTGCACTAGAGGTTACAGAGTACGCGCTAACAGGTGCAGGTGGTAACCAGGCCGCTTTCGGCAGACTTAGGGAGTCTCGCGACTCTTTCGAACGGCTCATAAATGAGCTGAAGCGCGGTATTCCCGCACAGGGGTTGCCTCCATCTCCAGCGGAGGTGAAGAAGCAGTTGCGGACGGTTGAAAACAGTTGGTTGGAGCTCCGTCAGCTAGCTGACGACGTGCTTTCAAATAAGGGTCCGATTCTCTCCGTGCAGGAGTTTATCGATGTTATCACTGAATTTGTTCCTCAGCTGCAGGCGCTCTCAGAAGAGGTGGTCTCCAGTCTGGTAAACAGTGGTGCCTCACCGGGTCAGGTCGCTACGGCGTCGCGTCAGTTGATGTTGGCGGAACGAATCGATAAGAACGTTTCCAAGGTGTTGGCAGGTGGTCAGACCACCGCTTCGGCGATCGATCAGTTCAGTCGAGATGCCGACCAGTTTGGTCGTGTGCTTGAGGCGATGCTTGAGGGTAGTGAATCGCTGGAAATTAAGCCGGTAGAGGACCTTCAGGCCGTTGCTTTGCTGCGTGAAGTGGCGATGCTCTTTAGTTCAATCAACGATCATGCCGGTGAGATTATTGAAACAGTTCCTTCGGTACTGCCGGCGCTTGAGGCGGGTATACAGGTAACGTCGGTGGCAGACACCGTAAAGGATACCACCTCTGTTCTGATTAAGGCCTATGGTAATAAACCGGGGCTGATAAAAATTGCCGGTATTAGAGCGGGTACTCCTCTACTGGCAGTACTCGCTGTTGTTGCGGTGCTTTTACTTATCTTGCTCGGCTACTCTCTGCTGCTTCAGTCAAAACGACGTGAGGAGGAGAGTCAGACTCAGAATGAGAGGAACCAGGAGGCAATTCTGCGACTGCTGGATGAGATGGGTGATCTCGCCGACGGTGACCTGACAGTAACCGCCACAGTTACCGAGGATGTGACGGGAGCTATCGCCGACTCAATCAACTACGCTATTGAAGCGTTGCGCAGTCTGGTAACGACCATTAACGAAATCTCCGCCCAGGTATCATCTTCCGCCCAGGAGAGTCGTGCCACGGCAATGCACCTTGCGGAGGCGAGTGAACATCAGGCTGAACAGATTACCTCGGCTACTGACTCAATCAAATCGATGGCTACCACCATTGATCAGATGTCGGAGAATTCAACGGAATCTGCTGAAGTATCCCAACGCTCGCTTGAGATCGCTGGTAATGGTGCCGAGACCGTGCGCAGGACCATCAACGGCATGGATACTATTCGTGAGCAGATCCAGGAGACATCAAAACGAATCAAACGTCTTGGTGAAAGCTCCCAGGAGATTGGTGACATCGTTGAGCTGATTGATGATATCGCAGACCAAACCAATATCCTGGCATTGAACGCCGCCATGCAGGCGGCGATGGCCGGAGAGGCGGGTCGCGGTTTCGCGGTGGTTGCCGATGAGGTGCAGCGGCTTGCTGAACGCTCCGGTAATGCCACCAAGCAGATTGAGGCACTGGTTAAAACCATTCAGGCGGATACCAACGAGGCGGTGAGCTCAATGGAGGCTACCACTACCGAGGTGGTCGCCGGTGCTCAGCTGGCGGAGGATGCCGGTGAAGCGCTGCAAGAGATCGAGAGTGTGTCGAAGCAGATCTCCGAGCGAGTCATGCAGGTGTCTGACTTGGCCCAACAGCAGTCTCATGAAGCATCTCTGATAAATGACACTATGAGTGTTATCCAGGAGATCACCACCCAGACCTCCGACGGTACCAGTCAGACAGCCATGTCTATTGGGGCGTTGGCTGATATGGCTGATGACCTTCAGAATTCAGTGGAAGGCTTCCGCCTCCCTGAATAA